One part of the Neisseria zalophi genome encodes these proteins:
- a CDS encoding DNA translocase FtsK, with translation MATKSPKKTTKPTAKTQSGVKNKPSETKPVRKPKGVVPNAVKRKRPQHVINLINDTLWLFGLLVTVYAALCLASFTMDDPAWSRSVPLSDEVHNLGGLFGAYFSDVGYYLFGLSFWWWIVAACILLYRNFRPLQTPESKPYNYKIAAAALAVLLLCSPVLEVFSFQSELADALPVGAGGLVGSFTASGLTWLLGTSGSLLIMLVILLLALSLLAQVSWLDVLEKTGAKMEWLWLKLMRKEDKYVRDLPDPKTTRRMVREAKNITAEPVEQLAGSSSNRKAVAVSVAPPSPVQPALFDEKGDAVEQHHTGEYIKPSLHLLRLPQGEPPVVNPEKLQQTAERIEAKLAEFGIGVQVVSATSGPVITRFEIEPAQGVKGSQIVNLSKDLARSMSLQAVRIVETIAGKNTMGIELPNERRQDVMLSEILSSSVFTDAKSKLTVALGKDIAGIPVVGDLAKMPHLLVGGMTGSGKSVGVNAMILSILFKATPEEVRFIMIDPKMLELSVYDGIPHLLCPVVTDMREAGQALNWCVAEMEKRYRLLSHAGVRNIDGFNKKVVAAKESGKPLLNPFSLNPDDPEPLETLPMIVVVIDELADLMMTERKSVEQQIARLAQKARAAGIHMIVATQRPSVDVITGLIKANIPTRMAFTVQSKIDSRTILDQMGADELLKYGDSLFLQPGNAEPTRLQGAFVSDDEVHHIVAHVKRQAPTDYVEGLLSGEAALETTNIVNPNANSDELFDQAVSFVLETRKTSISSLQRQLRIGYNRAANLMQALEDAGVVSPADVGGSRKILAQKDNL, from the coding sequence ATGGCTACCAAATCTCCGAAAAAAACCACCAAACCTACTGCAAAAACCCAATCCGGCGTAAAAAACAAGCCGTCTGAAACCAAACCGGTACGCAAGCCGAAAGGTGTGGTTCCGAATGCAGTCAAACGCAAACGCCCGCAACACGTTATCAATCTGATCAACGATACCTTATGGTTGTTCGGCCTGCTGGTGACCGTTTATGCCGCCTTGTGTTTAGCCAGCTTCACGATGGACGACCCCGCATGGTCGCGCAGCGTGCCGCTCTCCGATGAAGTACACAATCTCGGCGGCCTCTTTGGCGCGTATTTCTCCGATGTCGGCTATTATTTATTCGGCCTGTCGTTTTGGTGGTGGATTGTCGCCGCCTGCATTCTGCTTTACCGCAATTTCCGCCCGTTGCAAACGCCCGAAAGCAAACCGTATAACTATAAAATTGCTGCTGCCGCTTTGGCCGTCTTATTATTGTGCAGCCCGGTTTTGGAAGTTTTTTCTTTCCAATCCGAATTGGCAGACGCCCTACCTGTCGGCGCAGGCGGTTTAGTCGGCTCATTTACCGCTTCCGGGCTGACTTGGCTGTTAGGCACATCCGGCAGCCTGCTGATTATGCTAGTGATTCTCTTACTGGCTTTATCCCTGTTGGCACAAGTCTCATGGCTGGATGTATTGGAAAAAACCGGTGCCAAAATGGAATGGTTGTGGCTCAAGCTTATGCGTAAAGAAGATAAATACGTTCGAGACCTGCCCGACCCAAAAACCACCCGCCGTATGGTGCGCGAAGCGAAAAATATTACCGCCGAGCCTGTCGAACAACTGGCGGGCAGTTCCAGCAACCGCAAAGCCGTAGCCGTATCGGTTGCTCCGCCTTCTCCTGTTCAACCGGCCTTATTCGATGAAAAAGGCGATGCGGTCGAACAGCACCACACCGGCGAATATATCAAGCCTTCGCTTCATCTACTGCGCCTGCCGCAGGGCGAGCCGCCGGTTGTCAATCCGGAAAAACTCCAACAAACCGCCGAGCGTATCGAAGCCAAGTTGGCAGAATTCGGCATCGGGGTGCAAGTGGTTTCCGCTACTTCGGGGCCGGTGATTACCCGCTTTGAAATCGAACCGGCACAAGGCGTTAAAGGCAGCCAGATTGTCAATCTTTCTAAAGACCTCGCCCGTTCGATGTCGTTACAGGCCGTGCGCATTGTCGAAACCATTGCCGGTAAAAACACCATGGGTATCGAGTTGCCCAACGAGCGCCGCCAAGATGTCATGCTGAGTGAAATCCTATCGTCCTCGGTGTTTACCGATGCAAAATCCAAGCTTACCGTTGCCTTGGGTAAAGATATTGCCGGTATTCCTGTGGTCGGTGATTTGGCAAAAATGCCGCATCTATTAGTAGGCGGTATGACCGGTTCGGGTAAATCGGTCGGTGTCAACGCGATGATTTTATCGATTCTGTTTAAAGCGACCCCTGAAGAAGTCCGCTTTATTATGATCGACCCCAAAATGTTGGAATTAAGTGTTTACGACGGTATTCCGCACCTACTCTGCCCCGTGGTAACCGATATGCGTGAAGCTGGGCAGGCCTTGAACTGGTGTGTAGCCGAAATGGAAAAACGTTACCGTTTATTGTCTCACGCCGGTGTACGCAATATTGACGGCTTTAATAAAAAAGTTGTGGCCGCCAAAGAATCGGGCAAACCGCTGCTCAACCCGTTCAGCCTGAATCCGGACGACCCCGAACCGTTGGAAACGCTGCCGATGATTGTGGTGGTGATTGATGAATTGGCCGACCTGATGATGACGGAGCGCAAATCGGTCGAACAACAAATCGCACGTTTGGCACAAAAAGCACGGGCGGCAGGCATCCACATGATTGTGGCGACCCAACGCCCCAGCGTCGACGTGATTACCGGTCTGATTAAAGCCAATATCCCCACACGCATGGCCTTTACCGTACAAAGCAAAATCGACAGCCGCACCATTCTCGACCAAATGGGCGCAGATGAATTGCTGAAATATGGCGATTCGCTATTCTTACAGCCGGGCAATGCCGAACCGACCCGTTTACAAGGCGCGTTTGTGTCTGACGACGAAGTCCACCATATTGTCGCCCATGTGAAACGGCAAGCGCCGACCGATTATGTTGAAGGATTGCTCAGCGGCGAAGCGGCATTGGAAACCACCAATATTGTTAACCCCAATGCCAATAGCGATGAACTTTTCGATCAAGCCGTTTCTTTTGTATTGGAAACCCGCAAAACCTCTATTTCTTCATTACAACGCCAATTACGCATAGGCTATAACCGTGCCGCCAATCTGATGCAGGCGTTGGAAGATGCCGGCGTGGTTTCCCCCGCCGATGTTGGCGGCAGCCGTAAAATATTGGCACAAAAAGATAATTTATAA
- a CDS encoding lipopolysaccharide heptosyltransferase, translating into MMLSDAAPIIQTIKIPPDFTPPENNYPHYRLLPVQTETGKFHCLFFYISAKEFLILEPKIKRYLAIRKLSEFVKTATFTVYETADG; encoded by the coding sequence ATGATGTTGAGTGATGCTGCTCCGATTATCCAAACCATTAAAATACCGCCAGATTTTACTCCACCGGAAAATAACTATCCGCACTATCGGCTGTTACCGGTACAAACAGAAACAGGCAAATTTCATTGCCTGTTTTTTTATATTTCAGCTAAAGAATTCTTAATACTCGAACCGAAAATCAAGCGGTATCTTGCCATCCGTAAATTATCTGAGTTTGTGAAGACGGCAACATTTACCGTTTATGAAACAGCCGATGGGTAA
- a CDS encoding nucleotide-binding protein: protein MKEAHLIVQGKGGVGKSFTSMIIAQYLSSVAANDDIPVVCFDTDPVNQTFSRYKSLKPEIINILTADNTIDTRNFDALIEKLIEVDGIAVVDNGAATFVPLMSYIAENHVDELLQESGVRLILHVPIMGGQALEDCIVGLSQTINAIDADVVVWLNEYNGAIKSSDNKLFTDFAVYKDNKSKIIGIVKVPHRNPDTYGKDIQAMTSANLTFAEVEAATDWGIMPRQRLRTVKRDLYEQLQIIPIWVNQQKGVADE from the coding sequence ATGAAAGAAGCGCATTTAATTGTTCAGGGCAAAGGTGGGGTGGGTAAGTCATTTACATCTATGATTATTGCTCAATATTTATCATCTGTTGCCGCTAATGATGATATTCCTGTTGTCTGTTTTGATACGGATCCGGTTAATCAGACCTTTAGCCGTTATAAGTCATTGAAGCCTGAAATCATCAATATACTTACCGCTGACAATACTATTGATACTCGGAATTTTGATGCCTTGATCGAAAAGTTGATTGAGGTGGACGGTATTGCAGTAGTGGATAATGGCGCAGCTACATTTGTGCCATTAATGAGTTATATCGCAGAAAATCATGTTGATGAACTATTGCAAGAAAGTGGTGTACGCTTGATTCTGCATGTGCCTATTATGGGTGGGCAGGCATTGGAAGATTGTATTGTGGGTTTATCTCAAACTATCAATGCCATAGATGCAGATGTTGTTGTATGGTTGAATGAATATAACGGTGCCATTAAATCTAGTGATAATAAGTTATTTACTGATTTTGCGGTTTACAAAGACAATAAATCCAAGATTATAGGGATAGTTAAAGTCCCGCACCGTAACCCTGATACTTATGGGAAAGACATACAAGCTATGACATCAGCCAATCTAACATTTGCTGAAGTTGAAGCAGCAACCGATTGGGGAATTATGCCGCGCCAACGATTGCGTACTGTAAAGCGTGATTTATACGAGCAATTGCAAATTATACCAATATGGGTGAATCAGCAAAAAGGTGTCGCTGATGAGTAG
- a CDS encoding endonuclease/exonuclease/phosphatase family protein translates to MFGLSPTDWLLMILLWLPILATLLPLINHDHWVFRVFDFPRLQIAAASLLCVVLNYLWQQNEHPLFTFFEIVNFACFIYQLKEISAYTRLNKTEVLQYSGEDNERTLSLITSNVLTPNRRSDLLLATVRKYQPDIVLTLESDKWWEEQLAPLEHELAYEYTVKIPLDNLYGMHLYSRLQLRNVEVRHWVAEDIPSITAELQLRSGEWIRIYCLHPMPPSPTEADTSTDRDAELLLVGREIEKNNHSVLVFGDLNDVAWSRTSRLFQQISGLLDPRKGRGLYSTFHAKYPFLRWPLDHIFHSSDFMMSEIKVLPTIGSDHFPVYGKFQFMPAAEIVQEKEEADKEEKEEAKEKIAEAEPLKEVVREKYTE, encoded by the coding sequence ATGTTTGGACTTTCGCCAACCGATTGGCTGTTGATGATTTTGTTGTGGTTGCCGATATTGGCAACCTTGCTACCGCTGATTAACCATGATCATTGGGTTTTCAGGGTTTTCGATTTTCCGCGTTTGCAGATTGCCGCGGCGAGTTTGTTGTGTGTGGTGTTGAATTATCTCTGGCAACAGAATGAGCACCCGTTATTTACCTTTTTTGAAATCGTTAATTTTGCTTGTTTTATTTACCAGCTGAAAGAAATTTCTGCTTATACGCGTTTGAATAAAACCGAAGTATTGCAATATTCCGGCGAAGATAACGAACGTACCCTTTCCCTGATTACTTCCAATGTGTTAACACCCAACCGCCGTTCCGATTTATTGTTGGCAACGGTAAGAAAATATCAGCCTGATATTGTGCTGACTCTGGAAAGTGATAAATGGTGGGAAGAGCAGCTTGCGCCGTTGGAACACGAGCTGGCATATGAATACACCGTGAAAATCCCCTTGGATAATCTTTACGGTATGCATTTATATAGCCGCCTGCAGTTACGAAATGTTGAAGTCCGGCATTGGGTGGCGGAAGATATTCCGTCTATTACGGCAGAATTGCAATTGAGATCGGGCGAATGGATACGCATTTATTGCCTGCATCCCATGCCGCCGAGTCCTACCGAAGCAGATACTTCTACCGACCGCGATGCTGAGCTGTTGCTGGTAGGTAGGGAAATCGAAAAAAACAACCATTCTGTGCTGGTGTTTGGTGATTTAAATGACGTGGCATGGTCGCGGACTTCGCGCTTATTTCAACAAATCAGCGGGTTGCTTGACCCGCGTAAAGGCAGAGGCTTATACAGCACTTTCCATGCCAAATACCCGTTTTTGCGCTGGCCGCTTGATCATATTTTCCATAGTAGCGACTTTATGATGAGTGAAATTAAGGTGTTGCCGACTATTGGTTCCGACCATTTCCCGGTTTACGGTAAATTCCAATTTATGCCTGCCGCTGAAATTGTTCAGGAAAAAGAAGAAGCGGATAAAGAGGAAAAAGAAGAAGCCAAAGAAAAAATAGCCGAAGCAGAACCCCTTAAAGAGGTAGTTAGAGAAAAATATACCGAATAA
- a CDS encoding tyrosine-type recombinase/integrase has product MPIYKRKNGVYYVDLTTQGGKRIRQSTGTKNKEEAQKLYDKMKYELWSSSHFDEKPIKLWEEAAVRWIDEMSGKKSIANDLCRLRKLPEFRGMYLHHLTRDYIMAVVASKNCADSTKNRYLALIRAILNKAVKEWGWLDRAPHLKLYSEPKRRIRWLTKDEANRLIASLPQYMADMAIFSLSTGLRQRNVLDLEWKQVDLAGRVAWIHADESKSGRAIGIALNDTAVEVLSRQIGKNNRFVFTYSNGCKVKSISSRIWKTALHKAGISDFRWHDLRHTWASWLVQAGVPLAALQEMGGWESIEMVRRYAHLSAEHLQNHAALLDAIGLGDGTNLTHPNQ; this is encoded by the coding sequence ATGCCAATATACAAAAGAAAGAACGGAGTCTATTACGTTGACCTTACCACACAAGGCGGCAAAAGAATTAGACAATCGACTGGCACCAAAAACAAGGAAGAAGCCCAAAAACTCTACGATAAAATGAAGTATGAGTTATGGTCATCTTCTCATTTTGATGAAAAACCAATAAAACTGTGGGAGGAGGCCGCAGTAAGGTGGATTGATGAGATGTCCGGCAAAAAAAGTATAGCGAATGATTTGTGCCGATTACGAAAGTTGCCTGAATTTCGCGGAATGTATTTGCATCACTTAACACGTGACTACATCATGGCAGTAGTGGCAAGTAAAAATTGCGCAGATAGCACTAAAAACCGTTATTTGGCACTAATCCGAGCAATACTAAATAAAGCTGTTAAAGAATGGGGCTGGTTAGATAGAGCACCACATCTAAAACTATATAGCGAGCCTAAACGACGGATTAGGTGGTTAACAAAAGATGAGGCAAATAGGTTGATCGCTTCATTGCCGCAATACATGGCCGATATGGCCATTTTTAGTTTGTCCACTGGGCTACGACAGCGTAACGTTTTAGATTTAGAGTGGAAACAGGTTGATTTAGCTGGCCGAGTTGCTTGGATACATGCAGATGAGAGCAAATCAGGTAGGGCTATTGGTATTGCTTTAAATGATACAGCCGTTGAAGTGTTATCTAGGCAAATCGGGAAAAATAACCGTTTTGTTTTTACTTATTCCAACGGTTGTAAGGTCAAAAGCATTAGTTCCCGAATTTGGAAAACTGCTTTACACAAGGCTGGAATATCTGATTTCCGCTGGCACGATTTACGCCATACATGGGCAAGCTGGTTAGTTCAAGCCGGTGTGCCTTTGGCCGCATTACAGGAAATGGGTGGATGGGAAAGTATTGAGATGGTGCGCAGATATGCACATCTATCTGCCGAGCATCTGCAAAATCATGCGGCTTTGCTTGATGCGATAGGCTTAGGTGATGGCACAAATTTGACACATCCCAATCAATAA
- the ubiD gene encoding 4-hydroxy-3-polyprenylbenzoate decarboxylase gives MKYNDLRDFVQKLEQENKLKRISLPVSPYLEMTEIADRVLRNEGPALWFENPVRQDGSRYAFPVLANLFGTPERVAMGMGADSVEKLREIGRTLAYLKEPEPPKGIKDAFSKLPLLKDIWSMAPHVVKKAPCQEIVWEGDEVDLNRLPIQHCWPEDIAPLVTWGLTVTRGPHKKRQNLGIYRQQLIGKNKLIMRWLAHRGGALDFQAHKKLYPDTPYPVAVVLGCDPATILGAVTPVPDTLSEYQFAGLLRGSRTELVKCIGNDLQVPARAEIVLEGVIHPDETALEGPYGDHTGYYNEQDYFPVFTVERITMRENPVYHSTYTGKPPDEPAVLGVALNEVFVPLLQKQFPEIVDFYLPPEGCSYRMAVVSIKKQYAGHAKRVMMGCWSFLRQFMYTKFIVVVDDDVDCRDWKEVIWAITTRMDPVRDAVMVENTPIDYLDFASPVSGLGGKMGLDATNKWPGETLREWGRVIEHDAATIAKVDAMWQSLGL, from the coding sequence ATGAAATACAATGATTTGAGGGATTTTGTTCAAAAGTTGGAGCAGGAAAATAAGCTGAAACGCATCAGCCTGCCTGTTTCCCCCTATTTGGAAATGACGGAAATTGCCGACCGTGTTTTGCGTAACGAAGGGCCGGCATTGTGGTTTGAAAATCCGGTTCGGCAAGATGGTTCGCGCTATGCGTTTCCCGTGTTGGCCAATTTGTTTGGCACGCCTGAGCGGGTGGCGATGGGCATGGGGGCGGACAGTGTGGAAAAATTGCGTGAAATCGGCCGCACTTTAGCGTATTTGAAAGAGCCGGAACCGCCCAAAGGCATTAAAGACGCCTTTTCCAAACTGCCGTTGCTGAAAGATATTTGGAGCATGGCGCCGCATGTGGTGAAAAAAGCGCCGTGTCAGGAAATTGTTTGGGAGGGTGATGAGGTGGATTTAAACCGCCTGCCTATCCAACATTGCTGGCCGGAAGATATTGCGCCGTTGGTAACATGGGGGTTGACCGTTACCCGCGGGCCGCATAAGAAACGCCAGAATCTCGGTATTTACCGCCAGCAGCTTATCGGTAAAAACAAACTGATTATGCGCTGGTTGGCGCATCGGGGCGGGGCATTGGATTTTCAGGCACATAAAAAGCTTTATCCCGATACACCGTATCCGGTAGCGGTGGTTTTAGGGTGTGACCCGGCAACGATTCTCGGCGCGGTGACTCCCGTGCCGGATACGCTGAGTGAATATCAGTTTGCCGGCTTGTTGCGCGGTTCGCGGACGGAATTGGTGAAATGTATCGGCAATGATTTACAGGTGCCCGCGCGGGCGGAAATCGTATTGGAAGGGGTGATTCATCCCGATGAAACTGCGCTGGAAGGCCCGTATGGCGACCATACCGGCTATTACAACGAGCAGGATTATTTCCCCGTGTTTACCGTCGAGCGGATAACCATGCGCGAAAATCCGGTATATCACAGCACCTATACCGGCAAACCGCCCGATGAGCCTGCGGTTTTGGGCGTGGCATTAAACGAAGTGTTTGTACCGCTATTGCAAAAGCAGTTTCCTGAGATTGTCGATTTTTATTTGCCGCCGGAAGGCTGTTCTTACCGTATGGCGGTGGTGAGTATTAAAAAACAATATGCCGGCCATGCGAAAAGGGTGATGATGGGTTGTTGGTCGTTCCTGCGTCAGTTTATGTACACCAAATTTATTGTGGTGGTCGATGATGATGTGGACTGCCGTGATTGGAAAGAAGTGATTTGGGCGATTACCACCCGTATGGATCCGGTACGCGATGCGGTGATGGTGGAAAATACGCCGATTGACTATCTGGACTTTGCCAGCCCGGTGAGCGGGTTGGGCGGTAAAATGGGCTTGGATGCCACCAATAAATGGCCAGGGGAAACCCTGCGCGAATGGGGTAGAGTGATTGAACACGATGCAGCTACCATAGCAAAAGTTGATGCGATGTGGCAGTCGTTGGGTTTGTAA